From Candidatus Omnitrophota bacterium, a single genomic window includes:
- a CDS encoding tetratricopeptide repeat protein, producing the protein MLLLCLAILVVYANSLTGPFLFDSVLGITESAVLRASWPGWHQLLTAPAAGGRPLLTLSLWLNYALHGLSPFGYHLVNLLTHLSATLLLYGVVRRTLQLQKVSGTSGRPKVSDTSTSTDAERIAFATALLWSLHPLQTQSVTYVIQRAESLMGLCYLATLYCVCRSASSMKPRPWWVLAMISCAAGMSSKAVMITAPLLTLMYDRVFLAGSWRSALRQRAPLYVGLAATWGWLAYLIQASGAASEGSVGASVMAPLAYLRSQPGVMLYYLKLIVWPHPLIFDYAWPAASTIPAVLWPALAVALLLLLIARAWKRSPALGFLGISFFLLLAPTSTLFPIADVAAEHRLYLPLAPAITLLVLIGRRLLPQRVAPWVAIMLAVSWSGLTILRNLDYRDETRIWQETIAKRPLNARAYNNLGLALLKQARTDEAMVALRESIRLNPNRPEAYQNLGNAFVGSGNLDEAMRAYDDALRIKPDFAEAHMSAANILVLQGKLDEAIRRYKEAVQMKPGDAAIHINLGTALALQGQVDQAITQFREVLRIDPSAALAHYKLANLLAKQGQRAEAIMHYQRVLRLSPRHADAHNNLAALLAEDGKFNEAEDHYRQALAIKPEYAEAHNNFGVLLAQIGRAEDAKAHFEDALRLKPNYPSAHNNLGLLLQSQGKMEEAQQHFELAPLAQ; encoded by the coding sequence ATGCTGTTGCTCTGTCTTGCAATCCTCGTGGTCTACGCTAACAGTTTGACCGGCCCCTTCCTCTTTGACAGCGTCCTTGGCATCACAGAGAGCGCTGTCTTGCGAGCATCATGGCCAGGGTGGCACCAACTGCTCACCGCCCCGGCGGCTGGAGGACGGCCGCTCCTCACCTTGAGCTTGTGGCTGAATTATGCTTTGCACGGGCTCTCGCCATTCGGGTATCACCTGGTCAACCTGCTGACCCATCTCAGCGCCACGCTGCTGCTCTATGGCGTGGTCCGCCGCACCCTTCAACTTCAAAAAGTGTCAGGCACTTCTGGAAGGCCAAAAGTATCTGACACTTCTACTTCTACGGATGCTGAGCGCATCGCCTTCGCTACCGCCCTGCTCTGGAGCCTGCATCCGCTACAGACCCAGAGTGTCACGTACGTGATTCAGCGCGCAGAATCGTTGATGGGGTTGTGTTACCTGGCCACGTTGTACTGCGTCTGTCGAAGCGCATCATCGATGAAGCCACGGCCGTGGTGGGTCCTGGCGATGATCAGCTGCGCAGCCGGCATGAGCAGCAAGGCTGTCATGATCACCGCTCCGCTGCTCACCCTCATGTACGATCGCGTCTTCCTGGCTGGCTCATGGAGATCTGCGCTTCGACAACGAGCGCCGCTGTACGTTGGCTTGGCAGCCACCTGGGGATGGCTGGCATATCTCATTCAGGCCAGCGGCGCAGCGTCCGAAGGCAGCGTCGGAGCGTCGGTCATGGCCCCCCTCGCGTACTTGCGTAGCCAGCCTGGCGTGATGCTGTATTATCTGAAGCTGATCGTCTGGCCTCATCCGCTGATCTTTGATTATGCCTGGCCTGCCGCGTCAACCATCCCCGCCGTCCTGTGGCCTGCGCTGGCTGTAGCACTCCTGCTGCTGCTCATCGCACGAGCGTGGAAGCGATCCCCTGCTTTGGGTTTTCTGGGTATTTCGTTCTTCCTCTTATTGGCACCCACCTCAACGCTGTTTCCGATCGCTGACGTGGCCGCGGAGCATCGGCTGTACTTGCCGCTCGCACCGGCGATTACGCTCCTCGTGCTCATTGGCCGACGGCTCCTGCCACAGCGAGTCGCACCCTGGGTCGCTATCATGCTCGCCGTATCCTGGAGCGGGCTCACCATCCTCCGGAATCTTGACTATCGCGATGAAACACGGATCTGGCAGGAGACCATCGCAAAACGCCCCCTGAACGCCCGCGCCTACAATAACCTGGGATTAGCGCTTCTGAAACAGGCCAGGACCGATGAAGCGATGGTGGCGCTGCGCGAATCGATACGCCTGAATCCGAATCGGCCTGAGGCGTATCAAAACCTTGGCAACGCATTCGTGGGAAGCGGCAACCTCGATGAGGCGATGCGCGCCTACGATGACGCGCTGCGGATCAAGCCGGATTTTGCCGAAGCGCACATGAGTGCTGCGAACATCTTGGTCCTGCAGGGCAAGTTGGATGAGGCGATCCGTCGCTACAAAGAAGCGGTCCAGATGAAGCCTGGGGACGCCGCCATCCACATCAATCTCGGCACCGCGCTCGCACTCCAAGGCCAAGTCGATCAGGCCATCACGCAATTCCGAGAGGTCCTCCGTATTGATCCCTCCGCGGCGCTGGCGCATTACAAGCTCGCCAATCTCCTGGCCAAACAGGGGCAACGAGCAGAGGCGATCATGCATTACCAGCGCGTGCTGCGACTCAGCCCTCGCCATGCCGACGCCCACAATAATCTGGCCGCGCTCTTGGCCGAGGATGGCAAGTTCAACGAGGCTGAGGATCACTACCGGCAAGCCCTGGCCATCAAGCCAGAATACGCAGAAGCGCACAACAACTTCGGCGTGCTCTTAGCGCAGATCGGGCGAGCAGAAGACGCGAAGGCGCACTTCGAGGACGCGTTACGATTGAAGCCGAACTATCCTTCCGCCCACAACAATCTGGGCCTCCTCCTCCAGAGCCAAGGCAAGATGGAAGAAGCTCAGCAACATTTTGAGCTCGCTCCCCTTGCCCAGTAA
- a CDS encoding type II toxin-antitoxin system RelE/ParE family toxin yields MSYQVEIASAAQRDVKRLPPEVVRKVDAAILELEGTPRPHGCTKLEGSAHEYRVRVGDYRVLYVIDDNAKLITIAHVRHRRDAYRKR; encoded by the coding sequence GTGTCCTACCAAGTTGAGATCGCTTCCGCCGCCCAGCGGGATGTCAAGCGCCTGCCTCCTGAGGTTGTCAGGAAGGTGGACGCAGCGATTTTGGAGTTGGAGGGGACGCCGCGTCCACATGGATGCACCAAGCTCGAAGGCTCAGCGCACGAGTACCGCGTGCGAGTTGGAGACTACCGGGTCCTGTACGTGATTGACGACAACGCCAAGCTGATTACCATCGCGCATGTGCGGCATCGGCGCGATGCCTACCGCAAGCGATAG
- a CDS encoding type II toxin-antitoxin system Phd/YefM family antitoxin produces MVRLTATEAREHFADTLNRVSYRGERIVVFRRGGKDMAAVVPMEDLETLQRLEDKLDHETIQRALAEPGKRLSYRAFRKTLGL; encoded by the coding sequence ATGGTGCGCTTGACGGCAACTGAGGCGCGTGAGCATTTCGCCGATACGCTCAACCGCGTGTCCTATCGAGGGGAACGGATTGTGGTCTTCCGGCGTGGCGGCAAGGACATGGCCGCGGTTGTGCCGATGGAAGACCTGGAAACGCTGCAGCGACTTGAGGACAAACTCGACCACGAAACCATCCAGAGGGCGCTGGCTGAGCCTGGCAAGCGGCTTTCCTATCGGGCGTTTCGCAAGACGCTTGGACTATAA
- a CDS encoding type II toxin-antitoxin system HicA family toxin, translating into MAKLPALSGSDLVRALEKAGFLLVRQRGSHAVLQKRTTDRVLTTVVPQHKELAIGTLRAILRQTHLSPEELTKFLSLLVGLGHFLK; encoded by the coding sequence ATGGCAAAGCTGCCGGCGCTCTCCGGCTCTGACTTGGTCCGCGCACTTGAGAAAGCTGGCTTCCTACTTGTTCGCCAACGGGGAAGCCACGCTGTCCTTCAGAAACGTACCACCGATCGAGTTCTCACCACTGTCGTCCCACAACATAAGGAATTGGCGATTGGGACCTTACGGGCGATCTTGCGACAAACCCACCTCAGCCCTGAGGAACTGACAAAATTCTTAAGCCTTCTGGTGGGTCTCGGACACTTTCTGAAATGA
- a CDS encoding type II toxin-antitoxin system HicB family antitoxin, protein MLMTYKLSAIIEHEGRWYVALCPELGVASQGETVDVALANLREAVQLYLETAEASEVHLPTEPPLLTTLDIAT, encoded by the coding sequence ATGCTCATGACCTATAAACTCTCTGCAATCATCGAACACGAAGGCCGCTGGTACGTTGCGCTGTGTCCCGAGTTGGGCGTTGCCAGTCAAGGAGAGACAGTGGATGTGGCGCTGGCGAACCTGCGAGAAGCCGTCCAGTTGTACCTGGAGACGGCCGAAGCCTCGGAAGTTCATCTGCCGACCGAGCCCCCGCTGTTGACCACCCTCGACATCGCCACGTAA
- a CDS encoding tetratricopeptide repeat protein: MGEAKRREHLAHQPHPVPATHPSGVLPDASSRAWLGVACLLLILGAIVYRNILRNPFLWDDPYLIVNNYFIKGFHFLPDLFTHHLYYSTGGVSNFYRPLQSLVLMAEYAIWKTNPLGYHLTSIAFHVICAFLVFVMITVVFQRRGIAFLISALFLIHPVMGAQVAYIAGRADIQATALMLLSLILVMLASRTPQASWLRWRLMAASVSSYVLALLSKELAVIFPLFLMTVLAVTRIGSQRMTAPFWVALAIYGALRLSVLHFPSAAIVQAPPLWIRLLTSGEAFVRLIGLLMVPQQVLVEKHVPFAVSLFEPRTFLSVVALAAVAAIGWWARRRSRLVAFGLAWFFVSLLPSANLIPINATMAIHWMFLPSIGLFLAVVGGAADWINSLRPSIQQVMRRLALGLYALVLCGYGWVTMQQNAIWGDPERFFRLTIESAPEKSFRAHNELGSLYLDQGKLEAAVKEFQEAVRVNPSFDQAYDNLGTAYDHLERFEEAIAAHQQALSINPNNPKVYNNLGGAYLKSGRSEQAIEAFQKALSLNGSYAAALNNLGAAYYSVGRVEEARRCWQHVLALDPSATSTRENLRLLNSTH; the protein is encoded by the coding sequence ATGGGTGAAGCGAAACGCCGCGAGCACCTCGCTCACCAGCCGCACCCAGTTCCAGCGACGCATCCCTCAGGGGTGTTACCCGACGCTTCCTCGCGCGCATGGCTTGGCGTCGCGTGCCTCCTCCTCATCCTCGGCGCGATCGTCTATCGCAACATCCTGCGCAATCCTTTCCTGTGGGATGATCCCTACCTGATCGTCAATAATTACTTCATCAAGGGTTTCCACTTCCTGCCGGACCTGTTCACCCATCATCTGTATTACAGCACTGGCGGGGTGAGCAATTTCTACCGGCCGCTGCAATCCCTCGTGCTGATGGCGGAGTACGCCATCTGGAAGACCAATCCGCTCGGCTATCATCTCACGAGCATCGCCTTCCACGTGATCTGCGCCTTCCTGGTGTTCGTGATGATCACCGTGGTCTTTCAGCGCCGCGGGATCGCCTTCCTCATCAGCGCGTTGTTTTTGATCCATCCGGTGATGGGGGCACAGGTCGCCTACATTGCCGGACGGGCCGATATCCAAGCGACGGCGCTGATGCTGCTCTCGCTCATCCTGGTCATGTTGGCGTCGCGAACGCCGCAGGCATCATGGCTTCGCTGGCGGCTCATGGCGGCCTCCGTGAGTTCGTATGTGTTGGCCTTGCTGTCAAAAGAACTCGCGGTCATTTTCCCTTTGTTCTTGATGACCGTGCTGGCGGTGACGCGAATCGGCTCTCAGCGCATGACCGCGCCGTTTTGGGTGGCCCTCGCCATCTATGGCGCGCTGCGCCTGTCGGTGCTGCACTTTCCGAGTGCTGCCATCGTCCAAGCGCCTCCGTTGTGGATCCGCTTGCTCACCAGCGGCGAAGCGTTCGTGAGGCTGATCGGATTGCTGATGGTCCCGCAGCAGGTGCTGGTGGAAAAGCACGTGCCATTTGCGGTCAGCCTGTTTGAGCCGCGCACGTTCTTGTCAGTGGTCGCCCTGGCTGCCGTGGCAGCCATTGGCTGGTGGGCCAGGCGGCGGTCGCGCCTGGTTGCGTTTGGTCTTGCCTGGTTTTTCGTCAGCCTGCTACCTTCAGCGAATCTGATTCCGATCAATGCCACCATGGCCATCCACTGGATGTTTCTGCCGAGCATCGGTCTGTTTCTGGCCGTCGTCGGGGGAGCCGCCGATTGGATCAATTCGCTTCGCCCATCGATACAGCAGGTGATGCGGCGGCTCGCCCTGGGCCTGTATGCGCTGGTGCTGTGCGGCTATGGATGGGTGACGATGCAGCAGAATGCCATCTGGGGCGATCCGGAGCGATTCTTTCGACTCACCATCGAAAGCGCGCCGGAAAAAAGCTTCCGGGCTCATAACGAGCTCGGAAGCCTGTATCTGGATCAGGGCAAACTCGAGGCGGCCGTGAAGGAATTTCAGGAGGCGGTTCGCGTCAACCCGTCATTTGATCAGGCGTACGATAATCTCGGAACGGCCTACGATCATCTGGAGCGATTCGAGGAGGCCATCGCGGCGCATCAGCAAGCGCTGTCGATCAATCCGAACAACCCGAAGGTGTACAACAACCTCGGGGGAGCCTACCTGAAGTCAGGGCGCTCCGAGCAGGCGATTGAGGCGTTTCAGAAGGCGTTGTCGTTGAATGGTTCGTATGCCGCCGCGCTCAATAATCTGGGGGCCGCCTACTACTCGGTGGGCCGCGTCGAGGAGGCCCGCCGCTGCTGGCAGCACGTCCTCGCTCTGGATCCTTCAGCGACTTCCACGCGTGAAAATCTGCGACTGTTGAATAGCACCCACTGA
- a CDS encoding carboxypeptidase regulatory-like domain-containing protein: MPPHRVLPMVLLLTATGACLTVPAEAEEPSLTITEPRQGDALKGVVTIAVRVNTAEAIDHVTVLADGEVLGADALPPYRVEWDTRRAADGPYVLTARARNRASGTALSSRCSVTVDNTPPSVAWSSPAEGSAIGGVVALEAQAGDIIGIAAVRFLVNGEAVGEATTAPYVVSWDSTTLPNVRCSLVARAFDRAKNMASSHPVIVKLSNPSRPPVVEPLAPLTLKELQPVSLAIRAKDPDGARDPLRYTALRLPEWLHLDEKTGELHGIPGPQECSKKSPRKDYDVVFSICDPEPLCTKSPWAVTVTDHNSPPQIDSPGDQTVDEAEPLTARFVTSDPEDDPLICKVSGLPPWTKFDSATCTISGSPGPKIATLAEPKTVYDRVRVEVCDPEPLCATAKITITVNDTQNRAPVFDPIKPQTVDEGRSLKLAVRAVDADEDAVYLSAKPLPDGAAFEDRSDRTGLLTWSPRFDQSGHYTISLKATDGALITTETLEVTVREMSVSISGYIQDYSTGLPLRDATVTLSAFGTTLQHAKTDAKGYYLLKGVSPGTYQVTPTYELKRETTLGAAVKLRAVSFNPTGAKVTVKDRDETDVDFAGTPPE, encoded by the coding sequence GTGCCTCCTCATCGCGTTCTCCCCATGGTGCTGCTGTTGACGGCGACCGGGGCGTGCCTGACCGTCCCCGCCGAGGCCGAAGAGCCCTCCCTCACGATCACCGAACCGCGCCAAGGCGACGCGCTCAAAGGCGTCGTCACCATCGCCGTGCGCGTCAACACCGCGGAGGCCATTGATCATGTCACCGTCCTAGCTGACGGCGAGGTGCTCGGGGCTGACGCGCTGCCGCCGTACCGCGTGGAGTGGGACACGCGCCGAGCAGCCGACGGGCCCTACGTCTTGACGGCCCGGGCTCGCAACAGAGCCTCGGGGACCGCGCTGTCGTCGCGATGCTCCGTGACCGTCGATAACACGCCGCCGAGCGTTGCGTGGAGCAGCCCGGCGGAGGGCTCGGCGATCGGCGGCGTGGTCGCCTTGGAGGCGCAGGCCGGCGACATCATCGGCATCGCCGCTGTCAGATTTCTGGTGAATGGGGAAGCGGTGGGAGAGGCCACCACGGCTCCCTATGTGGTGTCATGGGATTCGACGACGCTGCCGAACGTCCGCTGCTCGCTCGTGGCCCGCGCCTTTGACCGCGCCAAGAACATGGCCAGCTCCCATCCGGTGATCGTGAAACTGTCCAACCCGAGCCGCCCGCCCGTCGTTGAACCGCTCGCTCCCTTGACGCTGAAGGAGCTGCAGCCGGTCTCCCTGGCGATCCGCGCCAAGGATCCGGACGGGGCGCGCGATCCCTTGCGCTACACCGCGCTGAGGCTGCCCGAGTGGCTGCATCTTGATGAGAAGACCGGCGAGCTGCACGGCATTCCCGGCCCGCAGGAATGCTCGAAGAAATCCCCCAGGAAAGATTATGACGTGGTCTTCAGCATCTGCGATCCCGAACCCCTCTGCACGAAAAGTCCGTGGGCGGTGACGGTCACCGATCATAACAGCCCGCCGCAGATCGACTCGCCCGGCGATCAGACGGTCGATGAAGCCGAGCCGCTGACGGCGAGGTTTGTGACCAGCGATCCCGAAGACGACCCCTTGATCTGCAAAGTCTCAGGGCTTCCGCCGTGGACGAAGTTCGACAGCGCCACCTGCACGATCAGCGGCAGCCCCGGCCCCAAGATTGCCACCCTGGCCGAGCCGAAGACGGTGTATGACCGGGTGCGCGTGGAGGTCTGCGACCCCGAGCCGCTGTGCGCCACGGCCAAAATCACCATCACGGTCAACGACACGCAAAACCGGGCCCCGGTGTTCGATCCCATCAAGCCCCAGACCGTGGATGAAGGGCGCAGCCTGAAACTGGCGGTGCGCGCCGTTGATGCTGATGAAGACGCGGTGTATCTCTCCGCGAAACCTCTGCCGGATGGCGCGGCCTTCGAAGACCGATCCGATCGGACCGGGCTCCTCACCTGGTCGCCGCGGTTTGACCAATCAGGCCATTACACCATCAGTCTGAAGGCGACCGACGGGGCTCTGATCACCACGGAAACGCTTGAGGTCACGGTCCGCGAAATGAGCGTCTCGATCTCAGGATACATCCAGGATTATTCCACCGGCCTACCACTTCGGGACGCCACCGTCACCCTCTCGGCCTTCGGCACGACCCTGCAACACGCTAAGACGGATGCGAAGGGGTATTACTTGCTCAAGGGTGTCAGCCCTGGCACCTACCAAGTCACGCCGACCTACGAGCTCAAGCGCGAGACCACGCTCGGGGCTGCCGTCAAGCTGCGGGCGGTGAGCTTCAACCCGACCGGGGCGAAGGTGACGGTGAAAGACCGCGATGAGACCGACGTTGATTTCGCCGGGACCCCGCCGGAGTGA
- a CDS encoding AAA family ATPase: MSYYRVIGLEKEPFSTSPDPAFFYQSDKHRAALANLLIEFRLKRGLSIVLGDVGTGKTTLGRKLIQMLRDREGFIFHMVLDPTYPSEDLFFSALIRTLGVSMTAAAPTLVDYREVLERFLLHKSVGERQTVVLIIDEAHKLNALSLEALRILLNYETNEVKLLQLVLMGQMELLPLVTGMRNLMDRISFRCELSPLSLEQTREMIHFRLQEAGYRSPLTLFTDEAVEAIFEYSDGYPRRIAMMAHKALRTLVMQKRRVVDGELVDDLVQQELEAGWFPVRRLQKSSSSV; encoded by the coding sequence ATGAGCTACTACCGCGTCATTGGGCTCGAGAAAGAACCGTTTTCCACAAGTCCTGATCCTGCCTTCTTCTACCAATCCGATAAGCATCGCGCCGCCCTGGCCAATCTCCTCATCGAGTTTCGGCTCAAACGGGGCCTGAGCATCGTGCTAGGCGATGTGGGGACCGGCAAGACCACCTTGGGCCGCAAGCTGATCCAAATGCTGCGGGATCGCGAGGGCTTCATCTTTCACATGGTGCTCGATCCCACCTATCCGTCGGAGGATCTGTTTTTCAGCGCCCTCATCCGCACGCTGGGGGTCAGCATGACGGCGGCCGCACCCACGCTGGTGGACTACCGCGAAGTGCTAGAACGGTTTCTCTTGCACAAAAGCGTCGGCGAGCGGCAGACCGTCGTGCTCATCATCGACGAGGCGCACAAGCTCAATGCGCTGTCATTGGAAGCCTTGCGCATCCTGCTCAACTATGAAACCAATGAGGTGAAATTGCTGCAGCTGGTCCTCATGGGGCAGATGGAGCTGCTGCCCCTGGTGACGGGGATGCGCAATCTCATGGACCGGATCAGCTTTCGGTGCGAGCTCTCGCCGCTGTCGCTTGAGCAGACGCGCGAGATGATTCATTTTCGGCTGCAAGAGGCCGGCTACCGCTCGCCGCTGACCCTGTTTACTGACGAGGCAGTTGAGGCGATTTTCGAGTATTCGGACGGCTACCCGCGGCGCATTGCGATGATGGCGCACAAGGCGCTGCGGACGCTCGTCATGCAGAAACGGCGCGTCGTGGATGGCGAGCTGGTGGATGATTTGGTGCAGCAGGAATTGGAGGCGGGATGGTTCCCAGTAAGGAGACTGCAGAAGAGCAGCTCCTCCGTATGA
- a CDS encoding LysE family transporter, producing MGLLILFGVGFTTGLSGAMLPGPLFLHTVSEALHAGRWTGVKVAVGHLLLELCFVALILLGCRQLLVSSTFRAIMVWVGAIGLIVMGAMILTQLPHFSLRHQAAVAFHGGPWLGGAVFSIVSPGFIVWWATIGAAVLVQGMLAGWRGLAAVLLGHAAADVSWSWGIALSVEKGKAYCTDRTYRLIMAGIAAWLIILGVGLPMSKG from the coding sequence ATGGGTTTACTCATTCTCTTTGGTGTCGGGTTCACCACGGGCCTCTCAGGCGCCATGCTGCCTGGACCGCTGTTTCTCCACACCGTCTCTGAAGCGCTGCATGCGGGGCGGTGGACCGGGGTGAAGGTGGCCGTCGGCCATTTGCTGCTCGAGCTGTGCTTCGTCGCGCTGATTCTCCTCGGGTGCCGGCAGCTGCTGGTCTCATCCACGTTCCGCGCCATCATGGTGTGGGTGGGGGCGATCGGGTTGATCGTCATGGGCGCTATGATCCTCACGCAGCTGCCGCATTTTTCGCTGCGGCATCAGGCGGCCGTCGCCTTTCACGGCGGACCGTGGCTCGGGGGGGCGGTGTTTAGCATCGTCAGCCCGGGGTTTATCGTGTGGTGGGCGACGATCGGGGCGGCGGTGCTCGTCCAGGGGATGCTCGCCGGATGGCGGGGCCTTGCGGCCGTCTTGCTCGGTCATGCCGCGGCGGATGTGTCGTGGTCGTGGGGCATCGCGTTGTCGGTTGAAAAAGGCAAGGCGTATTGCACCGACCGGACCTATCGGCTCATCATGGCCGGGATCGCGGCGTGGTTGATCATCTTGGGGGTGGGGCTGCCGATGAGCAAAGGTTGA
- a CDS encoding tetratricopeptide repeat protein, with product MRRLSLWTMVVLGGVAAAAWALEDSSPSSLPAKVSRLNNLGVTAAQSGDFEIAADYLRQALAMAPRDAHVKENLSSILTDWSLGVDQQGKPQEAVDLLEEAVELQAKNGKAWVRLGDILYFRMSRFSEAIAAWQQAQGKIPEAAWRSVVERIAQAQRDQLIERTFANSESPHFVIRAAPNESFDREALVATLEKAHLRLSEVFGDAPPHLTVLVYSRGDLHRTYYQRDWAVGFYDGRIRLSAEDLDAPYVPDLIMHELTHAFLQELYGRRLPTWVHEGFAQAMERGLLSSPERDRIERRIRERAQWIPLKWLDRHFQQPSSTEDIAHAYVEASVVVEELVKRYGRGRWLAFLEALSKGRTAELAYNEHFAPSTWAKADRGIFD from the coding sequence GTGCGACGCCTTAGCCTATGGACGATGGTCGTCCTGGGCGGCGTTGCCGCCGCGGCGTGGGCCCTCGAAGACTCCTCTCCATCCTCGCTGCCTGCGAAAGTCTCCCGGTTGAACAACCTTGGGGTCACGGCGGCGCAAAGCGGGGATTTCGAAATTGCCGCGGACTATCTTCGCCAAGCGCTGGCGATGGCTCCCCGCGACGCCCACGTCAAGGAGAACCTGTCCAGCATCTTGACCGATTGGTCGCTGGGGGTGGACCAGCAGGGCAAGCCGCAGGAGGCGGTCGATCTGCTCGAGGAGGCCGTCGAGCTGCAGGCCAAGAACGGGAAAGCCTGGGTCCGCCTGGGGGACATCTTGTATTTCCGCATGAGCCGATTCTCCGAGGCGATCGCCGCCTGGCAGCAGGCGCAAGGGAAGATCCCCGAGGCCGCCTGGCGCAGCGTCGTGGAGCGGATCGCCCAAGCCCAGCGCGATCAGCTCATCGAACGCACATTCGCCAATAGCGAATCGCCGCATTTCGTGATTCGCGCGGCCCCCAACGAATCGTTCGATCGCGAGGCCCTCGTGGCGACGCTGGAGAAGGCGCATCTTCGGCTCAGCGAGGTCTTCGGGGACGCCCCCCCGCACCTGACCGTCCTGGTGTATAGCCGGGGAGATTTGCACCGCACCTATTACCAGCGCGACTGGGCCGTCGGATTTTATGACGGCCGGATTCGGCTCAGCGCCGAAGACTTGGATGCCCCCTACGTTCCCGACCTCATCATGCACGAGCTGACGCATGCGTTCCTTCAAGAATTGTACGGCCGCCGGCTGCCGACCTGGGTCCATGAAGGGTTTGCCCAGGCGATGGAGCGGGGCTTGTTGAGCAGCCCGGAGCGCGACCGGATCGAGCGGCGGATCAGGGAACGCGCCCAGTGGATTCCGTTGAAATGGCTGGATCGGCATTTTCAGCAGCCCTCGAGCACCGAGGATATCGCGCATGCGTATGTGGAGGCGAGCGTCGTCGTTGAGGAGCTGGTGAAGCGCTACGGCCGAGGGCGGTGGCTCGCGTTTCTTGAAGCGCTCTCCAAAGGCCGGACGGCGGAGTTGGCCTACAACGAACACTTCGCGCCCTCCACCTGGGCCAAAGCGGATCGAGGCATTTTCGACTGA